A stretch of the Drosophila sulfurigaster albostrigata strain 15112-1811.04 chromosome 2L, ASM2355843v2, whole genome shotgun sequence genome encodes the following:
- the LOC133850814 gene encoding elongation of very long chain fatty acids protein AAEL008004-like: protein MAFSVWMGLKVAPGDHSTFFTLLNSFVHIVMYFYYMIAAMGPKYQKFIWLKKYLTTFQMLQFVAILTHQFQWLFRECDYPKGFMVWIGLHGVM, encoded by the coding sequence ATGGCCTTCTCCGTGTGGATGGGCCTCAAGGTAGCACCAGGCGACCACAGCACCTTCTTTACCCTACTCAACTCGTTCGTACACATTGTAATGTACTTCTATTACATGATTGCGGCCATGGGACCCAAGTACCAGAAGTTCATTTGGTTGAAGAAGTACCTGACCACCTTCCAAATGTTGCAATTCGTGGCCATCCTAACGCATCAGTTCCAGTGGCTGTTCCGCGAATGCGATTATCCCAAGGGATTCATGGTGTGGATTGGACTGCATGGCGTGATGTGA